The DNA segment GTTCATTAACATGGTCTTAGAGACGATGTTTGGCTTTGCTGATTCCAGCGCTACTCCAAAAAAGGTGCTAAACACTGTCATTAGGATGGTCGTAACATAAATAATCCAAAGCTTAAATCCTATAATATTACTTAGCACATAAACCGCAACTAACAGCACTCCGTTTAACAAATCCATTGAAACGATTAATCTCTTCTTGTTGAATTTATCGGCAATGACTCCCGCAAACGGATTGATCACAATCATCGGAATGATCCCTAATATAAGGGTAGCAGCAAAGCTTATCGCCGATCCCGTCAACTTTAAAACGTACAGACCTAACGCAAATTGATAAATCGCTGTACCAAATATAGAAACCGTCTTCCCAGTTGAAAAGAGAAATAAGTTTTTTATTTCAGTTCTGTTTTTCCCTTCATTAACACTCACTTGTAATGTAGTCATAAATCATCCACTCCACTTCACTTTAATAATTAAAGTGTAAGTGGTTGAGTGAACCCTATATCAATGGCATTAATGAAATGATTTTTAATGAAAAAACATAAAAAGGTAGGGTTAACCCTACCTTTTGCCAAAAAATAAATAACTAAATATTTCTTCTCCCTGAACAAAAAAATCTTCGTACTTTCCGCCTTTATCGATTGATTCAGAAACCCGTTCCTCGAGGGTAATATACTTTAACTCCCTAATGTTTTTCTTAATTTTACTGACTGTAAAATTATCTCGATATTTGACTTCGATTTTGCCTTTATGGCTGAAATTTTTAAAAGCTAAATAGGACCCCAATAAATATCCATCTAATTTAATTAGAGAATCCACTTCTCGGAGTAAAAACGTTTCATGTTCAAAGCTATAATTGCTAGTGCCTGAATGATCAATCACTAAATCAACCGTTTGTTTGGATATTGGTATGTCTAGAAAGTCTGCACAAATAAAAAGTATGTTTCGCTTAGAACCGGTTCTCTCAAGTAGGCTTTTTAGAAACTGATGTCTCTCTAGATTATGATCAACTGCAATGTACAGGCAATCATCCGGTAAATCTTGATACATATTCCGTAGAAAAAAACCGACTCCAGACCCTAATTCGAGGATTACTTTTTTGTGCAAATCAATTTGACCCAGTTTCCTTTTTGACCAGTGCAGCCCTTTGTTCATATTTTCCAAATAAAGCGGATCCGTTTCCTGAATATACTCTGGAATATTATTTAAAAGAAAAATTTGACTGTCTGGCCGCATTGCGCCGCCTACTTTTAGTATGCCTGATTCAATAAGGTACACTTGGTCACAGTGACAGGTCAATTTGCCTTCAACAATTTGATTTTTCTTGATTATTCCGTCTTGAAGAGTGAGAGATTCAGCACATTTATTACATTTGAGAATATCTAGTACGCTTAAATCAATACCTAACGTATTACTTGAGCCAGAAGATGAAGTTGATAGCTGGTCTACTTTTCGTTTAAGCCTGTCTTTCATTTCTATTAAATTCGTTATTTCCTGTTCTAGCTTTTCATATTTATCCAAGAACAGGGATTGATAAAAGGCATCTCTTTCATATTCGGTCAATTGTCCAAGGTTCTTATAGTGAAAAATCATCTTAATTTCATTTAAATGAAAGCCCATTCCTTTTAACTCTAGAATAAGCTCTAAATCTTTTTGACAGCTCGTATCAAAAAAATAATGTCCGCCTTGCTTTTCAGGCACGATCAACCCCAAATCCATATAGTGTCTAATGGTATCATGACTTATTTCATTCACTTTTCCGAACTGACCAATTCTCATTGTCTCATCACCAGTACTTGTGTATTTCTATATGACTAGTTCTCCATTTAATTTAAAAAATCCTACAAAACTATGAATCTTTTTTCAATCTCTATTCACCTCGACATACTCATGTGCGGTGACAGGCACCGGTCGATGACGGTTGCCACTCTGCACAAGAACAGTCCCCAAAGTAACCGTTAAAGCACCTATACCAGCTTCCCAGGAAAGATATTCATGATAAAACACCACTCCTAGTACCAGCGCAATGAGAGGAGAAATGAAAAGCCACGTAGCAGGAAAAACAGGATTAGTTTTCGATACTAGCCAGTAAAAGAGAGTATGGCCTATCATAGAACCAAAAATGATTAAGTAGAGAAACGAACCAATGGAGGCTGTACTAGTCATGCTCGTAAACTGTATATTCTCAGTAAATAGAGACAAAAGAATGAGTAAAATTCCCCCGTGCATCATTTGAGCTGCATTTAATGCGATGGGAGAAGTTGTTTCAAATTTTTCAATGACATGTTTCGAATAAATGGCCCCTGAAGCATAGAATACCTCCCCAATGACAATTAAGAGACAACCCATCAACCAGAACCTTCCTCCCTGAAGAGTAAAGCTTGGTAGAATGAGTAGAGCCACACCTACTATACCTACAAGGCATCCTATAAAGGAAATTCGGCTTACTTTTTTCTTTAAGATAAGAGTTTGAATTAATAAAATCATCATCGGACCAGTGGCGGACAATACAGCCGCTGCACCTGACGTCACATATTGCTCTGCCCAATATAAAGTTGCAAATGTACCAAAGGTTAAGCCAATCCCTGTAATCAGCATTTCCTTACGAAACAACAAACCAATCGTGGTTTTTCTACGTAAGACCATGAGCCCAAAAAGAATCAAACCAGCAATAAAGAATCGAATTCCAGCCGAGAAAAAGGGGGGAATTCCTGCATCAATCCCTATTTTTATTGCTAAAAAGGTCGTACCAAAAATCAAACACATGACCAAATATCCAAATATCACCATAAATAATTCCTCCTTTTTTATCCATTATAGGAGGAGGAGAATAGAACAGATGAATATCACTAGAACAGATTCAAAAGAAATCGTGATACAATCAAGGAGAGAAAAGGGGGACCGGCATGGCAAATGGGGAATATCTCTTTAAACAAGTTTATGATTATGTATTAAATAGGATAGAAAGCAATGAGTGGCAGGAAGATGAAAAGCTTCCCTCAGTAAGAAAATTAGCTGACGAAATGAAGGTTCATCGCTTAACTGTATTAAAAGCCTATCAGTTACTTAAGAAACAAAATAAAGTATATGTCAAAGATAAATCGGGTTATTATGTTCAATTAAGTGGCCGAGAAAAACTCGATAACCCAGATTCCCCTCTTTTTTCAGCAAACTTACAAAAAAATCAATTAGCTGAGATTCATAAAGTTCCGGTTTCCTATAATTTTTCCCAGGCGTTAATCGACCCCAACCTTTTGCCTAATCTCTTTTTATCCGATTATGTGAAACGGGTGTTTGATCTCTACCCCAAAGTGCTAGCAACCTACTCAACCGTTCAAGGAGATCAGGAACTGCGCGAAGCACTCTGCGCCTACTTTATTGAGCAGTATAAAACGTTTATTACAGCGGATAACCTGTTAATCACCACAGGGTCTCAACAAGCGATTTATCTCATTGCTCAAGCCTTTGTTAAACCAAGAGATACCATATTAATCGAAAAGCCGAGCTATAGTGCAGCCATTGATACGTTTAGAGCACGAGGAGCAAATATTGTACCAGTTGACATCCATCCAGATGGGTATGATTTAGAGCAGGTAGAATTGTTAATGAAAACATACAAGCCTCGTCTCTTTTATTTGAATCCAACCTTTCATAATCCAACTGGATACACAGTCTCAGCTGCACAAAGGAAGCAATTAGTTCAATTAGCCGAACAATATCGATGTCTCTTAATCGAAGATAACGCCTATCACGATATTTATTTTGACCAGGAGCCGCCTCCTCCCTTTTACACGTATGACACAACTGGAATCGTGATTTATGTTAGGAGTTTTTGCAAATATATTTCACCTGGCCTACGAATTGCAGTGGTCTTTGCACAATCACCGCTTATGAATGTACTTGTTGGTGCAAAATCATTAGCGGATAACGGATCGCCACTATTGAATCAAAAGATATTCCTTCATTATTTTTCGTCACCAAGGCTGCAGCAACACGTGGAAAAACTACGAATTGCTTTACAAATAAGAAAGGAAATCATGGAGGAAGAACTAGCTGGAACGGATTGGCACTGGACCAGCCCTGGTGGGGGCTTGAACCTATGGGTACGGCTCCCTCATCACTTTTCGACAGATGAACTATTAGTTAAGTGCCTTCAACAATCCATTTCGTTTGTTCCTGGTCGTGTTTGTGATCCATTAAATCAGCCATCCTCATGGGTGCGCTTAAGCTTTTCTTATGCAAACGAACAACAAATTCGCCATGGTATACGAAAATTTATCGATTTAGCAGATAGCTCTCAACGACAAGACTAAGGCACCTTCCCTTTTTAGGGTAGGTGCCTTAGTTTCGCTATTCTAAAGGCAATTTAATCCCTGAATTGATTTTATTGATGCTTTTTAATGGTCTTACTTTTACATGGATATTTTCTTTTTTTAGAACAGGAAAATCATCTTTTTTCTTAGTTGTCTTCCAGTCCTCGTACATGAATCGATACATAAAATCCTCGAATTGATAAATATCTCCACCGATTTGATGACTTTTTAAATAGGCTGCGTACACTTCGTTTCTTATTTTTTTCTTTAATCTTCTTTTAATTCTCGGAGAGAGAACCACCTTTTGTGAAGATTCTCTGATAATGGCTGATATTTTAATATCTAATCCGATCCTCATTTCATTTTGGTCTTTATCAATAACCCTTTTTACCCTTGGTTTCAATATTTCTATTTGAACGAGATCCTTTTTCCCATCTTTCTCCTCGCTTACAATAACAGGAGAGCGAACTGCCTTGTTATTCACACGAATAAAACCTTCAAGATCGTTTTGCGTTAAGAATCCCTTCATTTTTTCATCCTTCATGATATATGCACCATTAACCATGGTGACAGGCAATTTTTCTAGATTCTGCTTCACAACTTCATCTTTAATAGATATGCTTGGAAGCAATATTGTTTTTGTTTTTTCATTGAATTGATAAATCAGTTCTTGCAGTGAAATAGCAGGAACGGTCGAATCTTGCTGTTGCATGTACTCCGGCTGATTTATCCTGGAATTTGAGTAAGCATAATTAAACGGAACCTTCGTGGTGAAAATCTCTTCCACCTCTTCCTCCGTACCATAGACCAAACCCGTTTGGCGTATATTAAAATTTGTATCTAACGATTTAAGCGTCTTATCTAATCGATGTTCCAATAAAGACTTTCCAAAAGAATGACGATTGTTAATAAAATGGTGATCCAAGAGCCTCTTTTTGCTGTGGATAAAAGAAAGGGAATAATTTCAACATGTGCAAAAAGGCCCACAGAAAGTAAAATAACGTATACAATGGATATAAATCTTAACTTATTCTGCATTTATTCGTGTCCTTTTTTACCATATTATTCAACCCTTTATCTGACTCTATTCAGATATATTTGTATTGAGAGGAGCATTCCATGTACGTTCACCGTGATTACCCCGATTTTTCGTGGTCGAATTCAAGGCATAAGACCTTTTTAGAATGTGCGCGAAAGTATTATCATCAATACTATGAATCTCATAATGGCTGGCTGTATGAGTCCCCAGAAGAAAACAAGGCAGCGTACCGTTTGAAAAATATTAAAAATATCCCGATCCTCTTGGGGGATGAAATCCATAAAGTCATAGACAGGCAGCTCAAGAATTTCCTTAATGGTAAAAGTTTATTGAGTGCAAACGAGATGATGGGGTTGGTTACGCAGAATCTTAATAAAGCCTATCTTGATTCCACTAAGTTTCGTCAGCATTGGTTTCAAAAGCCAAAGAGGCATCAAATGCTGCATGAAATCTATTACGGGGATGGGCTTAGCTCAGAGGAAGTTAGTGCTGCAAAAATCAAGCTAGAGTTGTGCTTGGAAAATTTTTTCACAAGTAAAACCTATCAGGATATCCTGACAAAGGTAGAAATGCACGTATTACATTCCGAGGATTTTCAAACGTTTGAAGTTAATGGTGTGGATGTATTCGTGGTGTTGGACTTTGTGTACAAAGATGTGAGTCAGGAGAAATGGATTGTGGTCGATTGGAAAACCGGGAAAGAGTCAGAAGATGACCGGAAACAGCTTGCGTTTTATGCACTCTTTCTTTCTAGGGAACACAACATACCAATCGAAGATATTGTATTGCGTAATGAATATTTGTTATCGGGTAAGAGCCAGGAGTATCAACTGACTCCGTTCGAAATCGACTCGGAGCAACAACTGATGAATGATAGCATCTATCATATGTTGAACTACTTAGAGGATCCTGTGAAGAATAAACCGCTTGATATAGAGCAGTTTGAGATGCACCAAACAAAAAGATGTTATAGCTGTAATTTTAGAGAGAAATGTGAAAAAGTCCACCTAAAATAACCTTTTGGTGGACTTTTAACTTATACGAACTAACACTGCTCAAGAATCCCAGTCTCAAGTTATCTTGTACACGGTAAATTGACTCAATTATAAAATTTTATATACTATTGCCTGATATGGTCTCATAATCAGTTCTTCAGAAGAATCTGATTGATCCTTATAATTGGTGATAATAATTTTCTTTTCTAAGACAGAAACGAATTCCGGCAGTTTCACTTCTACTTGCTGTTCCGAGATATTTAATACTACCAGCCATCTCTCATTATCCCATTCACGAATGAAAGAATAGATTTGCTCGTGGTCCTCTACGATTTCTTGAAAATTACCATATACTATTACTTCATTTTCTTTTCTAAGCTGGATCAGCTTTTTGTAAAAATAAAAAACAGAATCAGGGTCAGCAAGTGCTTGAGCTACGTTTATTTCCTTATAATTCGGATTTACTTTTATCCATGGTGTACCTTCAGTAAAACCGCCATTTACTGAATCATCCCATTGGACAGGTGTACGCGAATTATCACGTGAGAGATGAAGCAAACTCTCAAACACTTCCTCCGGGTCCCGCCCTTTCCCCACTTCTTCTTTATATTTATTCTTCATGGCAATGTCATGATAATCTTCTATGGAGTTAAATCGGACCCCAGTCATACCAATTTCTTCTCCCTGGTAAATGTAGGGCATTCCCGGCAGCATGTGTAACAGGACAGCAAAACACTTAGCTGACTCTACTCTATAGATATTGTCATTACCAAACCGTGTTACTAAGCGTGTGTGGTCATGATTATTTAAAAATTGTGAGTTCCATCCTTTGCCCCACATTCCCATATACCAACGTCTTTGGATTTCTTTAAACCGCTGCATATCCCAATGAGACATATAATCGCAGACTTCAAAATGGAATAAGGTGTGAAGTTCCCGTCGATCTTCGCCTACATACAAAAGACCATCCTCAGGTGTAACAAAAGGGATTTCACCAACCGTAAAAATATCATAATGTTGCAATAACACCTCATGCATTTCCTTAAGATATTCATGAATGCCAGGGTTATTGCCTAAGTAAGAAATATCCTCCGGGTTTTCCGCATTAGGGAATCCTGTTTGTTTGGCAAGAAGGTTAATAACATCCATTCGGAATCCATCAATACCTTTATCCAGCCAAAACTTCATGAATGAATACACTTCTTTACGAACCATTGGGTTCTCCCAATTCAAATCTGGCTGCTGAACAGCAAAAGAGTGAAAATAATACTCTCCCGTCTTTTCGTCTAATTCCCATGTTGACGGGGTAAAGTAAGAACGCCAATTATTTGGTTCCTTTCGCCAAATATAGTAATCTCTTTTTGGATTATCTATGGACGACCGTGATTCTTTAAACCATGGATGTTGATCTGAAGTATGATTCACGACTAGATCCATGATTAGTTTCATCCCTCTGTTATGCACTTCCTGAAGAAGTCGATCAAAGGTATCCATCGATCCAGCTTTCGGCATGACAGACTGATAATCAGATATATCATACCCGTTATCAACATCCGGGGAATCATAACAAGGATTTAGCCAAATCACGTCTACACCCAAATGTTGAATATAATCTAGCTTCTGGATCACACCTTCTAAGTCCCCATAACCGTCCCCATCCGTATCGTAAAAACTTCTCCAATATACCTGATAAACCACCGATTCTTTCCACCAGGTTTTTTTCATTTCTTTTCATTCCTTTTCATTTTTATTAGCTCTGTTAAATTTGCCTGTTTATTTTCTCTCCAGGCGCTTCGCTTTCCGCGGTCGGCCCGGGAGAGCCTCCTCGTCGCTACGCTCCTGCGGGGTCTCCCGTGACACGCTTCTCCTGCAGGAGTCTCGCGCCTTCCGCTCCAATCAACATAGTTTCAAAATCAACAATTATCTTTAACATAGCCTGTTTATTAATTTTTGCTAGTTCTTCTTAAACCTGGGCGAGGTGTTGGTTAGCAGAGTAATTGACAGCAAAACCGGTAGTATTTTGAAGAATGTCTACGGTAAACAGATTCTGTTCCTCTTTATTGCGGAATACTTTTAATGAGAGAAAGCCGGCTCCAATATGTATATTTTCAACCAATAGTTCATCTATAAGATCCGGTAACACTGGAGCTAAGGTAATTTCCTTTTCTAATGCATTTGGGGTAATCCCAAGCATTGCTTGTAATAATACAATGGAGGTTCCTGCTGACCACGCTTGCGGTGAACAAGTTGAAGGATATGGAACAGGGTATCCCAGCTCTGATTCATTCCCGCAAAAAAGTTCAGGTAACCGCTGATATTCAAATGACTTAGAAGCCTCTAATAAGCCGGTAATCACCATGCTGGATTCAGCCTGATAGCCTAAGCGGCTTAATCCAAGCAGAATCATCGCATTATCATGCGGCCAAATGCTTCCATTATGATAGCTCATTGGATAATAACCAGTTGCTTCCGTACTCATTGTCCGGATACCGTATCCGCTAAACATATCGCTGGAAAGTAATCTCCCCGTAATTTTATCTGTTCGAACAGAACTTGGAAGACCAGAAAACAAAAGATGACCCGGATTAGATGTTACGGATTTTACCTGCTGTTGAGCTCTGTCTAAGGCAATGGCGTAATATTGCTCTTCTTCCATCCAGAAGGCATTCTCAAATGCACTTTTTAATTCCTCTGCTTCTCGTGCTAATTTTTCCGCTAGGTTTTCTTCACCCAATAAACTAAAAATAGGTGAAAGACCATTTTTGGCTTGATATACATACCCTTGAACCTCTGCTAAGGCAATCGGTGACTTCGCATATTCACCTGTTTGATGAACAACAGAATTGCTTGAATCCTTCCAACCCTGATTAGGGAAGCCCTTCTCCGCCTCTTGATGGTACGTTAAGAAGCCAGACTCTTTCATCACATCATCCATACATTCCAAGGCAAGTAAAATGTTTGGCATTAATTCCTTAATAAGTGACAAGTCACCTGTCCAGCGGTAATATTCTCCCGCCAATACAAGGAATAATGGGGTAGCATCGACAGATCCATAATAAGGAGCAAAGGGTGACTGATTAGTATTCACGAGCTCCCCAAATCTTATTTCATGCATGATTTTACCAGGCTGCTCATCCCTCCAAAGGTCTGTACTAGATCCTTGATAGGCTGCTAATGTTCTCAAGGTACCTTTTACTTTTTCCGGATTTAGTGGAAGCATAAATAAAGATGTAATGAGACTGTCCCGGCCAAATGGGACCGCAAACCACGGTAGTCCTGCTACAGGTGTTTCACCGTAACCAACATCCGTCATTAACATCCGTAAATCCTGGCTTCCGCGCTTGTACAATTCGTTGAAAACTGGGGAATTCGTCGTTACCGATGTAGTTTCCTCGTACCATTTTTGATATGAATTTTCCAGCTGTCGATAGGCTTCCTCAAAGGA comes from the Neobacillus sp. PS2-9 genome and includes:
- a CDS encoding MerR family transcriptional regulator, whose amino-acid sequence is MRIGQFGKVNEISHDTIRHYMDLGLIVPEKQGGHYFFDTSCQKDLELILELKGMGFHLNEIKMIFHYKNLGQLTEYERDAFYQSLFLDKYEKLEQEITNLIEMKDRLKRKVDQLSTSSSGSSNTLGIDLSVLDILKCNKCAESLTLQDGIIKKNQIVEGKLTCHCDQVYLIESGILKVGGAMRPDSQIFLLNNIPEYIQETDPLYLENMNKGLHWSKRKLGQIDLHKKVILELGSGVGFFLRNMYQDLPDDCLYIAVDHNLERHQFLKSLLERTGSKRNILFICADFLDIPISKQTVDLVIDHSGTSNYSFEHETFLLREVDSLIKLDGYLLGSYLAFKNFSHKGKIEVKYRDNFTVSKIKKNIRELKYITLEERVSESIDKGGKYEDFFVQGEEIFSYLFFGKR
- a CDS encoding EamA family transporter, with amino-acid sequence MKKEELFMVIFGYLVMCLIFGTTFLAIKIGIDAGIPPFFSAGIRFFIAGLILFGLMVLRRKTTIGLLFRKEMLITGIGLTFGTFATLYWAEQYVTSGAAAVLSATGPMMILLIQTLILKKKVSRISFIGCLVGIVGVALLILPSFTLQGGRFWLMGCLLIVIGEVFYASGAIYSKHVIEKFETTSPIALNAAQMMHGGILLILLSLFTENIQFTSMTSTASIGSFLYLIIFGSMIGHTLFYWLVSKTNPVFPATWLFISPLIALVLGVVFYHEYLSWEAGIGALTVTLGTVLVQSGNRHRPVPVTAHEYVEVNRD
- a CDS encoding PLP-dependent aminotransferase family protein, which produces MANGEYLFKQVYDYVLNRIESNEWQEDEKLPSVRKLADEMKVHRLTVLKAYQLLKKQNKVYVKDKSGYYVQLSGREKLDNPDSPLFSANLQKNQLAEIHKVPVSYNFSQALIDPNLLPNLFLSDYVKRVFDLYPKVLATYSTVQGDQELREALCAYFIEQYKTFITADNLLITTGSQQAIYLIAQAFVKPRDTILIEKPSYSAAIDTFRARGANIVPVDIHPDGYDLEQVELLMKTYKPRLFYLNPTFHNPTGYTVSAAQRKQLVQLAEQYRCLLIEDNAYHDIYFDQEPPPPFYTYDTTGIVIYVRSFCKYISPGLRIAVVFAQSPLMNVLVGAKSLADNGSPLLNQKIFLHYFSSPRLQQHVEKLRIALQIRKEIMEEELAGTDWHWTSPGGGLNLWVRLPHHFSTDELLVKCLQQSISFVPGRVCDPLNQPSSWVRLSFSYANEQQIRHGIRKFIDLADSSQRQD
- a CDS encoding Ger(x)C family spore germination C-terminal domain-containing protein, which translates into the protein MEHRLDKTLKSLDTNFNIRQTGLVYGTEEEVEEIFTTKVPFNYAYSNSRINQPEYMQQQDSTVPAISLQELIYQFNEKTKTILLPSISIKDEVVKQNLEKLPVTMVNGAYIMKDEKMKGFLTQNDLEGFIRVNNKAVRSPVIVSEEKDGKKDLVQIEILKPRVKRVIDKDQNEMRIGLDIKISAIIRESSQKVVLSPRIKRRLKKKIRNEVYAAYLKSHQIGGDIYQFEDFMYRFMYEDWKTTKKKDDFPVLKKENIHVKVRPLKSINKINSGIKLPLE
- a CDS encoding PD-(D/E)XK nuclease family protein, producing the protein MYVHRDYPDFSWSNSRHKTFLECARKYYHQYYESHNGWLYESPEENKAAYRLKNIKNIPILLGDEIHKVIDRQLKNFLNGKSLLSANEMMGLVTQNLNKAYLDSTKFRQHWFQKPKRHQMLHEIYYGDGLSSEEVSAAKIKLELCLENFFTSKTYQDILTKVEMHVLHSEDFQTFEVNGVDVFVVLDFVYKDVSQEKWIVVDWKTGKESEDDRKQLAFYALFLSREHNIPIEDIVLRNEYLLSGKSQEYQLTPFEIDSEQQLMNDSIYHMLNYLEDPVKNKPLDIEQFEMHQTKRCYSCNFREKCEKVHLK
- a CDS encoding alpha-glucosidase gives rise to the protein MKKTWWKESVVYQVYWRSFYDTDGDGYGDLEGVIQKLDYIQHLGVDVIWLNPCYDSPDVDNGYDISDYQSVMPKAGSMDTFDRLLQEVHNRGMKLIMDLVVNHTSDQHPWFKESRSSIDNPKRDYYIWRKEPNNWRSYFTPSTWELDEKTGEYYFHSFAVQQPDLNWENPMVRKEVYSFMKFWLDKGIDGFRMDVINLLAKQTGFPNAENPEDISYLGNNPGIHEYLKEMHEVLLQHYDIFTVGEIPFVTPEDGLLYVGEDRRELHTLFHFEVCDYMSHWDMQRFKEIQRRWYMGMWGKGWNSQFLNNHDHTRLVTRFGNDNIYRVESAKCFAVLLHMLPGMPYIYQGEEIGMTGVRFNSIEDYHDIAMKNKYKEEVGKGRDPEEVFESLLHLSRDNSRTPVQWDDSVNGGFTEGTPWIKVNPNYKEINVAQALADPDSVFYFYKKLIQLRKENEVIVYGNFQEIVEDHEQIYSFIREWDNERWLVVLNISEQQVEVKLPEFVSVLEKKIIITNYKDQSDSSEELIMRPYQAIVYKIL
- a CDS encoding amylo-alpha-1,6-glucosidase encodes the protein MDYQVIKEGDFFVLTDKNGDITGYDDKGNGLYTKDTRFLSRMEITIDGEKPSLLSSTADKSYVATFRLIKDKKDDGAIEIIRDRLIYDGVLYEKLSFTNFFPRTTTFDFSIAFDADFQDMFIVRKYRTGNVGEIISKEVDAQAWSIRYQGADEVLRETKIHWNKKDAQIDRDGNIHFSLTLEPKEEESICFFIVPIINGTSGSVLSFEEAYRQLENSYQKWYEETTSVTTNSPVFNELYKRGSQDLRMLMTDVGYGETPVAGLPWFAVPFGRDSLITSLFMLPLNPEKVKGTLRTLAAYQGSSTDLWRDEQPGKIMHEIRFGELVNTNQSPFAPYYGSVDATPLFLVLAGEYYRWTGDLSLIKELMPNILLALECMDDVMKESGFLTYHQEAEKGFPNQGWKDSSNSVVHQTGEYAKSPIALAEVQGYVYQAKNGLSPIFSLLGEENLAEKLAREAEELKSAFENAFWMEEEQYYAIALDRAQQQVKSVTSNPGHLLFSGLPSSVRTDKITGRLLSSDMFSGYGIRTMSTEATGYYPMSYHNGSIWPHDNAMILLGLSRLGYQAESSMVITGLLEASKSFEYQRLPELFCGNESELGYPVPYPSTCSPQAWSAGTSIVLLQAMLGITPNALEKEITLAPVLPDLIDELLVENIHIGAGFLSLKVFRNKEEQNLFTVDILQNTTGFAVNYSANQHLAQV